A region of the Pseudorca crassidens isolate mPseCra1 chromosome 9, mPseCra1.hap1, whole genome shotgun sequence genome:
TTGAGTGTCTACtacatgataaaagaaaaaaaaaaatgcccaggaTACCATTCCAGACTCAAATCAGCCCAAGTCATCCTATTTTTCACCTTATGTTGCTTATCATGCCTAGTACCTGTAGCCCAGTAGTAAATATCCCAGTCATTACTGGGTTCATTAATCAGGCGATCGTAGAGGTTCAGTTGTTTCTCTGTCATGTGGTGCAGATGTGCCTTAGCGAAGAGGctagaaacaagaaagaaaaagaagttgaaaagCCTGCCTCCGGTCCAAGAGAAGTGCTATCCCGACTCCTATCCCCTTACCTGAGAAGGATGCAGTTTTCCAGCATCCCCCTCTTCCTGCTCTCATAGAGCAGCCGGGCCCTTTTGGTTTCTATGGATTCATCAGTTCGCTCCTGCCATGGAGGCAAAGGGATTTCAATCATGTCCTTCTGGGAATCTGTCGGGCTGTCACCTCTGTAGCAGCGTCTGAATGATGTCACTCTGAGTGAAGGAGACACTAGGTGGCGTCTTGACAGAGCAAGCACCTGAAACAAGTAAGTCACAAAtatcacaggttttttttttttttggcctcgacctgcgggatcttagttccccgaccagggatcgaacctgcgccccctgcagtggaagtgcagaatcttaaccaccagaccaccagggaagtccccacaaacATCTTTTTAACAAGGACGACCATCTTTGTCATTCACTCAACACTTACTAGGTGCAAAATGCATTTGATCTCCTTCAGTCCTTAAGAAGTTATGctgattttataataactataaatggagtttaatctttaaaaattgtgaactaCTACGTTGTACCCCTGAAACTTataaaatactgtaaatcaactatacctcaataaaaaaaaaaagaagttatgctGATACTGTCCCCGCTTTACAGCttaggaagctgaggctcggagAGGCTGAATGACTTACCAAGTTCACCCAAACAGTAACTACTGTGAAGACTGGAACCACCCGTGACTGCAAACATGTTCTTAACCAGTGTCTTTCCAGAACCTCTCCAgcagaaatattttctctttcctttgcatTCCCTTAAAATTCTTACAATATGGTTTGCATTCTAATCACCTGCCTGTGTTAAAATCTGAGCATACGGTGATGGTATGGCCCCTAATTCCCCAAAGTTTCCCAATCTAGAGAAGGGCAAAAACTATCAAGATgcaacgagggcttccctggtggcgcagtggttgagaatctgcctgccaatgcaggggacacgggttcaagcactggtctgggaggatcccacatgccgcagagcaactgggcccgtgagccacaagtactgagcctgcacgtctggggcttgtgctccgcaataagagaggctgcgatagtgaggcccacgcaccacgatgaagagtggcccccacttgccacaactagagaaagccctcgcacagaaacgaagacccaacacagccaaataaataaaataaaataataaatttataaaaacaaaaatgtataaaaaaagatGCAATGAGAAGGTGGTGACGTCAGCAAGATGGTGGAACAGGAAGTCCCACACTCTCCTTCTCCCACGGAGACACAAACTACCCAACAATACACCGACCAATTCCCTTTATGAGAAATCCAGAAACCAGCTAAGAGGCTCCTGAACCTCAGGTGAGCACAAAGCCAGCTGCACTGCAGCTGGAAGAAAAATTCATGGTACTCATTCAACATAGTCCCTCCCCTATGCCCTGGCTTAGCCCAGTGCAACTGGAGAAAATTCTCAgctcctggcttctccctgggagggaaagaaaagactgAAACATACACCCAACATGCAGCCTTTCAGGGGGATGCCCGATCGACTAGTGTCTGTCTTGTCTGAATCTAAGTGTGACGGAAAAGATGCCAGGTTGGGGGCTGCTGAGAAATAGGTGAGGGTTTGGACTAGCATACACTCACTCGCCATCGTCCCTACCTGTGGCTTAGCACAAAACAAGCAGAAGAAAACCCCCAATTCCTGACTCCTACCTGGGGAGGAAGAGGTAGAATGTGTGTCCTACGTTCCAGCTTTTCGGGGAGCTGCCTGCGAGAATGGCTTCTGTCTTGCCTGTCTCAGAGCACTGACAGGACCCAGCATACTCTAGATATTTGGGGTCCTCTGAAAACCAAAGAGAGCTGGCCGGcttgctgctgcttctgaggACCTATGGTACAGCCGACAGAGGCcaatggaaagaaaggaggagcaTGCATCCAAAACTCCTGCTTTTCAAGGAGCTGCACAAGGGACTGGTTTCCGTCTTGGCCAACCTGCAGCGCTCATGGGACCTGGGATACTCTGAAGCCTGGGGGCTGCTGAGGAGAGCTGGGAGGCTTGCGGCAGCTCCAGAGAACCTGTAGTACCATAAAGAGACACCAGAGGGAGCAAGAGATTATGAGCTCGTGAAAAAAGAAGCCAGCAAATCCCTCTAGTTGGGAATCTACGTGCACAAATCTAGAGAAGACATTTCTACACAAAAGGTTTGATAGGCCCCCAGATTCTCTACCTGGACCGACTGGCAAAGGTCTTTCCTTGTACAAAGTCAGTCCAAAGAGACTAGGAGAGGTGGTTGTTTTTTCAAATGCATGGATCTAAGCACAAAGTTGCAAGGTGCATGAAGAAATGGCAAAACAAGGcctaatcaaagaaataaaacaaacttccagaaaccaaccctggaaACAGAGGTATACGAATTACCTGAcaaataactcaaaataaatgTCATCAAGATATTCAATGAACTGAGGAAAACAATgcaagaacaaaatgagaatatcaatgaagagaaatattaaaaaaaacaaaaacaaaaacaaaattttggagatgaagaatGACCAAATTGAAAAATTCACTACAGGGGTTAAATAGCATACTTGATCAAgcagaagaatcagtgaactcaaagacaGTTTATTTGAAACTACCCgatcagaggaagaaaaagaatgaaaaagagtgaagtatGCTTAAGGGACTTATAGGACATCATCAAGCAGACCAATATAAATATTAtgggaatcccagaaggagaaaaaagagagaaaggggcagaaagcttatttgaaggaataatggtcaaaaacttccccaatttgGGGAAAGAAATGGACATCCAAATTGAAGAAACCCaaaggagacaaaggacactagacagtaacaCAAAAGCATTTGAAAGCATAAAGCTCACTGGTAAATGTATATATAGGACAAACACAGGATACTGTAACACTGTAATGATGGTGGGTAAATCAGGTTTAATTCTGGCTTagaagttaaaagacaaagacaaaaaactataaaatacgcTAATGGATACACAACAAAAATATGTAGTGTGACATCAATAACATAAGGTGGGAGGAGTAAAAGAGCAGCTTTTGTATGAGATTGAAAttattatcagtttaaaatagatgataaaatgttttatgtaagcccCACAATAATCACAAAGAAAACACCTATACAcaatagaaaatgagaaaggaattgaAGCATGTCTCTAtagaagaaaatcaatgaaacacaaGGGATGACAGCAAAAGAGTAAAAAGGGACACAAAAGCTacaagacagagagaaaacaatgaacaaaatggcaatagtaagtccttccctgtcagtaattattttaaatgtaagtggattaaactcACCAATCAAAACACATACAGTGgctgaatagatttttaaaaacccacaagatCCAACTACATGCCTTACAAAAACTCATTTTAGATGTAAGGGAACATGTAGGCTCAAAGTGAAAGTctgaaatatattccatgcaaaaggtaaccaaaagagagcagagaTGGCcctacttatatcagacaaaataaactttaagtcaAAACTgtcaaaagagattttaaaaggacgtaatataatgataaaagggtcaattcacgaCGAGGATACAACAATTACACATGCAACCAATATCAGAGCATCCAAATATATGACGCAAATattgacagaactgaagggagaaatagtaacacaataatatttgCAGATTTCAAAAGCCATTTTCAATAATAAATCgaacatccagacagaagatcaataaggaagtAGAGGACATGAACAACGCTGTAAGGGCCAAACatacatatacagaacattcccctaaacagcagcagaatacacattcttctcaagcacactgaggacattctccaggatagacagCATGTTAGGTTTcgaaacaagtcttaacaaaaaagattgaaatcatacaaagcatcttttctgaacacaacagaatgaaactagaaatcgacagcagaaggaaaactggaaaattcacaaataagtgaaaattaaacaacacactctcaCTCTTGAACCACCACTGggtaaaaagagaaatcaaaagggaatcAGAAAATATCTGCAGACAAAAACACatcacaaagctatgagactgagcaaaagcggttctaagagagaagtttacagTGTTAACAGTctatattcaaaaagaaaaacgaTCTTATGAAACTATGTGAAACCATGACAGATACTAAAGACTTAAGAAGAACAGAGagacttaaaaaaagagagaaggggcGCCCAGAGTCTGTCGGGCCAGCTCCACCTGGGAAATAGGTGAAATCTGAATTGGGTCTCCCACGAAGACTGACGGTTCAACGATATTACGAAACAGACACACAGTGGGCTCAGGCAAGGGTGAATGTAACCTGAATCTCCCTACGTTGCAAGATCGACCTCTCCTTGGGTCTGCCCTTGCCCTGGGCTATCAGGCAGTTGGACGCTTCTCTCGGCCTCCACTTCAGAGGAAGACGAGATACAGTTCTCACTGCGGCCTGCTTAGGACCCTATAACCCCCACTCTCCTCACCCGCGGAAGGGCCGGGAACACAGCTGCCACCGCCATTTTACCCGACCCGCATCAGAAGTCAGAGGCCCGGCCACTTCCGGGAACTTCCGGGCACCAGTCCCGCAGACAGCAGCTCTGAGGACCTGAGCCGGAAGATGCGTCCTCGCGTATGGCGGAAGTGGCTGTGCGTGTGACGCCGGCGGCGGGGGACCTGGGGCAGAGAGCGGTTCGCGCGCTTCGGGCCTAGTCCGgactcgccgccgccgccgccatatTCCCGGTAACGGGGGCGCGCGGCCGGGGGCCGGCTGGGCCGGAAGAGGGCTCGGGGACGGCGCTGAGGCGGGGAGGGGGTCGGTTGAGTTTGGGGTACCCGGAGTTGGCGGGCGGCGGGAGGCGCGGGCCTTTGAGGGAGGGGGCCGAGGGCGTCGGGCCGGGTCTGTGGGGAGGGAGCGCGGCGGGCCTAGCTGGGGGCGAGGACTAGGCCTGCGTGGGGAGCGGAGGGGGTTGGAGATCCGAGACCCGCAGGGACTCTAGCCGGGGCCGCTTGGGGCCTCGGCAGGTGCGGCGGGCTGTAGCTGCGGGCTTCGCCGCGATCGTTCTTCGCAGCGCCATCCGAGGGCCCCTAGGAGCAGAGGCCTGCACTTCCTCGTCGCGCCCAGGCAGCTGCGGCGCAGCTCCGGTCGGGCCCGAGGGTGATGGGCAGCGAGCCCCGCGAGCCCCGGTGGCCTGGGAGAGCGAGGGGCGGCGcgaggccgggggcggggcggagcgGGTGGGGCAGAGCTTGGGCTGCCGGGATGCTGCGTCTCTGGAGACGGGAGGTTGGCAACCAATGCCCTCATCCCACCCTGGGACCCTTATGCCTCTAACTCTGTTTCTTTCTGGATACTGCAGTGGCATCTTTCTTACCTTGTCCATTTTCCGGGCTCGAGATCTTCCTTCCGGAGCCATGTCAGAAGGAGTGGACTTGATTGATATATATGCTGACGAGGAGTTCAATCAGGTGAGCGGTCATCGGGAACATTGGTATTTTCCTGTACCAGCTGAGGAATCACTTGCACCAAACTTGCAGTGGTTCCAGGCTGTGTCAGTCCATGAAGATTTTATAGGCCTAAACACCCCTCTGTCAGATCTAAAATTTTCCCTCTAGCACAGACTTCCAAGATTTCTGACCGTTCTGCTTTATGTTAACTTAAGCCTCCAGGCTTGATTTTAAAAGCTTtgatttaagaataaataaaaatgaggttTAATAGAGTGATGAATCAACCTGTGGAACTTGCTCCCCCAGGAAGCCAAAGTTGGATGTCAGTCTCTTCGAAGactaaccaaaattaaaaatcagaattagGTTTGCTATAGTATTCATGAGGATGATGTTGGTACCTGTTCCTTTGAGATTCTCTCAAACTGCCCCTGGAGAAATGCAGTCTCCTCCCCCATAGGGCAGTGAGAGGCACGGTATAAAAGATAGCTTTAACGTTTAATTTCAGCTGCATTCCAgttgttttctgtcttccttcctttcagaAGGAGCTTGACTCCAGGCTTGAGAAGTAAATTTTATTGATGGATCTCCTTGTTTGGTGGGGGGAGGTAAAGGTGTTGGACAAACCAGTTACGAAGCAGATACAGACTCAGCCACATGCTCTAAGTTGGATTTGTTGGTCTCTATATGATATGTCAAGAAATACGATACAGTAATCTCCTTTGAAACAATAATTTCACATACAGTTCAGTTCTGAGTTCTTGAGGTCAAATCTCAAGAGTGTCCCAAAATCTCTATTTAAAACTTACTAATATCTTGCCTGGATTATTTTCAGCACTGTTCTACTTCAGTAAGCTGGTTCTTCCTGTTGGCATCTTTTAATGGCTACATGTAAGGACCTGGAAAGAGGATAAAAAAACAGGCTAGGGAAGGAAAGTGCTCTGATTGGACCCTGGCTTTGATATGAAGCAACAGAAGAGGTTGATATATGCCATTTCTTTCACTTGACATAAGTTAGTCATTTTCCCATGTCTTCTCAGGCAAACTGAAGTCATGTACATGTGGCTGTTGATTAACTTAAATACatgaagatttttctttaaatttcaaacAAGTCATAATTATTTCTGGATGAGAAAAAAGGTTTAGAATATTTAGTTACAAACCATtgttttcctgagtttttcatATTACTTTGAATCAGACTTACtactttttactgtttttttagtACTAGATAGCAAGAAAACAAGGCTCCCTTAGTTGTtttcaattattcattttaaaaacttcttttccCCTAATTTCCTTATCTGTGGGTTGGTAACAGTGCTGCTGATTCACTTTGGGAAATGGGTAGAACAGGGTCCTTGACCACAGGAACATTTGGTCTGAGAAATGAGATTCCATAATTTCTTAAGCAATGCAGCTTGTAGGTCATAGACAAGACATAGGCCTCATCCAGTGGTCACTGCTTTGTCAAGGTAGAAGTCATTGGCCTCAACAATTTGTTCTCTGGTCTCTTTAGTTAAACAGGACTTTTTTATGGGTCTAAGATAGGCCAAAGATGGTGTGTGAAATCAAGTAGACATTTATATCAAATGGACAGTATTTGATACTTAGTAAGTTGAAAAAAGTATAGATTTTGAATGTCTTATGGCTGGGGGAAGGTCAGGGGAAGGGTGCTTTTTTCCCCACAAGTAAGTTAATTTTTAGCAAAGCTGGTTTTAGTATGTTCTGGAGGCACTAAAGAAGTGGTAAAAGCTCTGTTTGGCTAGGATTGTTAGAAGCAAGCTTAGACTGAAGGCAGCAAGTACACATTGTGTTTTAGAAGGTTATAAGAATGTTATTGATTCACCCCAAGCTTACCCGTGCACAAGAACCTTGTCATGTGTACTTTGCTCCCCAGGGAAAATAAGCACTGTTCCTAGATGGAACCCTATCGTGCTGACTCCTGGATCTCTTAAAACATGTGCTACAAAAGCTTCTTTTGCAGAGCTACTTCACTCCTTTTACAGTTGGAATCTTAGGGTTCACAGCTGCTCTCTTAGGCTGGGGAGAACAACTAGAAAAGAGACTGAGAGCTGCCATCCTGCTGAGTGTTTtgtctctgttctgttccttaTGCAAAGATAGGTACTTTACACAATATGcttagtttttctcatttttatcaacaagtatttattgagctacTTCTGTTTGCTAGGCACTGTGTTAGAAGTAgtgagataaaaggaaaaaatggatttcTTCTACTCAAAAGAGGTTCTATTCCTGGTGGTTGAGAGCAGTGGACAGTGATGGAAGGAGAGTGTGAGGTGAGAACTGTGGAAATAGTAATTATAAAGCCAAAAACTGAGCTTTGGTTacagttaaaagaaaattatatcaaaTGGGTtgctttgagaaaaataaatcctaaGCTTTATTATTCCCCTTAGACATCAGGAAAAGGGCTGGCAGGTAGGAACATTGAGCAGACAGGTGGGGAAGTTCTCATTTAAATTCATAATCATGCAAGTTCTCTTTTGTAAACCAAGAGGCTTCATGAGACAACCACAGTTATTCCTATGCTGTTAAATGCAAAATTGTCCCTGGTATTAATTCAGTATTAAATACATACTTCTTTTTTAATCTCCCTGAAATGAATCCCTCCACATCAATGCCTGTAAAACattgtatttttcacttaatttgtAGAATTAGATTTTTCTTTACCTGCATAAAACACCAGCTCATTTGGTAATCTGAAAGACCTCAGGCCctatctgtttttctgtcttagcAACTGAAGAGTAAAGTGAACTGATGTTGCTAGCAGATTTAAATCCAAACACAACTTGATACATTGTTTCTTCAATAAATCTTCAACAGAATCCTCAACAGGTCTGCCTGTGCATCAGAAAAGTTCCCACAAACTTCTTTGAACTGAGGCTCTGTGGCACAGAGAGACCATTTGAATCTTGTGACAATTTTGCGTTCATTGAATCCTTTTGTGTTTCTTAAAGTGGTAAGGTAATCCATCCACCAGGGTCTTCCAGGATTGAGTCTGTCATATTCTCTAAGGAACCCTGAAAGAGTAGATTGTGTGCCGAGGCTTACAGTATGGGGGATTTCCTGGTGATATGTTTGATGTCTGAGCTGCCTGAGTCTGCATGTCCTCTACCCAATTATCAGCAATAATTTTTGTATTACAACTTTTAGACACATCTCTGAATCACAGATACTACATGGAAGGAATTGCAGTTTGGTTCCACTGACCATCCAAGATGGTGTGTTTCCTTATTCCCTTTAAGTTCCATTTCACAAtccttgatttatttaaaaaaaaaaaaaaaggcaccctGGTTTGAAGTGTGAAGTAGTGTTGTCTGAGGATTAGAGCATTGGAGAAGATTGAGTGGTTTCTAAGTCCTTTCTCTACCTTGAACCACAAGGGCAAATCATACCTagtacatgaataaataaataagtggtttggggcttccctggtggcgcagtggttgagagtccgctgatgcaggggacacgggttcgtgccctggtccgggaagattcccacatgccgcgaagcggctgggcccgtgagccatggccgctgagcctgcgcgtccggagcctgtgctccgcaatgggagaggccacagcagtgagaggcctgcttaccgcaaaaaacaaacaaacaaaaaaaataagtggTTTGTCTAGAGTTAGGATTGTTTGAGATGTAAGGCTGTGaaatattttacacataaaaTGTTGAGTTATTAGCCGTAGCTTTCTTcacctttttaatttattatccACCCTGTGCTCTCCAATGTTAGCTTCTCCCCGTTCTTCACATACGCATCCTTTTTTATGCAAGGTCCTTATTTATAGGTTTGACTACCTAAAAtagttttcctgtgcttatttgccTCACTGATTCCTTCTCTTGCTTTTAAGTTGCCCCTAAAAAGTTTACTCCCTTTTGCCATTCTCTTTGCGAGATTTTTACAAGCTTCAAACTCCTCTCCTATGGGGCTTGTTAAGAGTGTTTGTAATACTTGAAGCTATTTACATGCCTCAGGAAGTAGAATCCTTTCCCCCTCAATACCAGAACAATCCAATAGTAGTATCATGGTGTGCATGTTCTTCAGATAAACTGAGAAACTAAAAGATTGTTTCCAGAAGTTGCTAATGGTATGTAGGTCTAAGAATGCATTTTGTAGTTAGTCTCTTCTCTAGTCGAAGTTCAGGATCGGCAGTTCTTGTGATGGTATTGAAGGGAGAAAGTTACTGGAGCTTCCTGTCCTGAGTTGCATTAGGGGAAATGATTCTCCTTCAGGCAATTAAACAAGTTACTTGATACAGGTTCTTTTATTCCCTTAGTATAGGctctttctttattcctgtttttaaaagaCAGCAATGACATGAATGAGCTATAGTTTCCCTAAGACACTCCGAACGTCTCCCTGTACTCTCATTTTGGCAGTATCCTCTTTAGCACTGTTTGGATGTTTTAGAATGTTACCTGAAAATATACTTGTCTGatccttaaaataaaaagatcctCTCTGAGATAATGACATTGCAAAATCTGAAACATTAAGGTCCCTTAGTAGTAGTTCTTttgattttaggaatttttatatAAGTGTtagcttgggctgctgtaacaaaatagcaaagactgggtggcttataaacaaatgtatttctcacagttctagaggctggaaaactGAGATCAGGTTCATGTTCTGGTGATCAGCCTCTCTCAGTTGCAGACTGCCAACTTGTATCCTCACATCATGCAGAGCATAGCAGAGCAAGCAAGCTCTCTTgattcttataagggcactaatccctttCATGGGCTCTACCCTCAAGACCTCATCTCATCTTAATTACCTCCTGaaggccctacctcctaataccatcacattggggagtAGGGTTTCAGTGTATGTAGGGGGGAatcaaacattcagtccataacagtaaTATATCACATAGGCAAAAAGTATATTTTGCCTATCTTGCAGAATTCACGTTCATATTTGAAAGCTTACTATAACACAGCTTATGATATCGGTGCTTGTCCTGTTTCCtgacctttatatatatatatatatatttttttttttttaatttttatttatttatttttggctgtattgggtctttgtttctgtgcaagggctttctctagttgcggcaagcgggggccactcttcatcgcggtgcatgggcctctcactgtcgcggcctctcgttgcagagcacaggctccggacgcacaggctcagcggccatggctcacgggcccagccgctctgcggcatgtgggatcttcccagaccagggctcgaacccgtgtcccctgcattggcaggcagactctcaaccactgcgccaccagggaagcccctgaccttTATATTTTAGAGAACTTAACTGTTTTTGTGTATCATTGGACATCTCTGGTATTGCTCAAAGATGCCTCATAAATGTCATGGTAATGTATTGGATCTGCATGTCATTTGAGAAATagaacttataatggaaaatccCCCCATTATTcacttcccttttattttttatatttctttgatggTTAATGGAAAGATGGGATTATGTACTATGAGTTTTAGAGCTTCTCTAAATCATTTGTGTAAGTCAAAGAGTTTAAACCAATAACTCccattcttttttgtgttttggttcCCACTTTAACATGCTTTTCCCCCgatttacatttctaaataaatatactccctttctttccttccttccttccttccgttcttcctccctccctccctccctcccttccatttttggctgcattgggtctttgtttctgcacatgggctttctcttgttgcaggagcagaggctactcttcgttgcggtgcgcgggcttctcattgcggtggtttctcttgttgcggagcacgggctctaggcgagcaggcttcagtagttgtggctcaaaggctctagagcacaggctcagtagttgtggcgcacgggcttgccaccagggaagccctactctatTTCTTATTAAGTAGAAGAGTAAGTTTTGTGTAACTCTTGATTTTGGAAATAGCATAAGATGTTGAAAACAAATTTTCATTAGTGTATCTTAGATGTGGTCTTGAGAAGCAGGCCACATTGATAGCAGTAGCAGATGCATCTCTGTGCATTCTTAGTTTGCTTGTTTAATCGTCATATACCTTTTGAGTCTCACAGTTGATTAAAGCTAGAAACACTATAGACTGCTAACAGGGTCTTAGGAGAAACACCTACATACATAAGTATAATTAAGTGTTAAAATTGTTTTACATGGGGAAGTTTTTCTTCCTAGTTTCCTAGAGTAGGACAAGGAAGTTTtgtatgttttataaaatatttgaccGTGGATTGTAAGTAAATTAGAGtaaaatagaatggacaaaacgAAAGGTTTTCAAACCCACCTTTGCCAACCCCTCGTCTCTTAGGACCCAGAGTTCAACAATACAGATCAGATTGACCTGTACGATGACGTGTTGACAGCCACCTCACAGCCCTCAGATGACAGAAGCAGCAGCACTGAGCCGCCACCTCCTGTTCGCCAGGAGCCATCTCCCAAGCCCAATAACAAGACCCCTGCAATTCTCTACACCTACAGTGGCCTGCGTAATAGGCGAGCTGCTGTCTATGTGGGCAGTTTCTCCTGGGTGAGCATGGGTAACCAAAAAGGCTTGTgggtgggctggagggagagCACTGGGAGGTGATGGCATTTTCAGAAACCACTGTTGCACTGTTTTGTGCTCTGATGGGgttggatttctttttcctggGATCAGGTTGGATTGATCTCTGAAAGAGAACTATCCTGAGGACGTACTGGTGCCGAAGAAAGCAATGATTAAGTGGGTAGTTGCTTTTTCTGCCATCTTGTTACCGCCCCTGACCCTGGGGCTTTTATGTCTACCAGGGTCATCTGTGGGATGAGATTTCAGAGTGAACACCTTGAACTCTTGGTGGTCATTAGATGGTCCTATGATAATGATGGGTGAGAGGGAGCAAAGACCTTGATAGCTGTAGTACGCTCGGGGTAGGTGGTGATTGTTGTTCTGCAAAAGTTATTGTGTGACATGTTTGGGGGCTGGTGCTGGGAGGTGGTGTTTTCAAATTAAGAAATGTATATACTGAGGGGAAAGTTGCTGTCAGTGATCAACTCTAGCCTATCAGATCTATAACTAAAAGCTGCTAGTAATCAC
Encoded here:
- the SDHAF2 gene encoding succinate dehydrogenase assembly factor 2, mitochondrial, which produces MAVAAVFPALPRVLALSRRHLVSPSLRVTSFRRCYRGDSPTDSQKDMIEIPLPPWQERTDESIETKRARLLYESRKRGMLENCILLSLFAKAHLHHMTEKQLNLYDRLINEPSNDWDIYYWATEAKPAPEIFENEVMALLRDFAKNKNREQRLRAPDLEYLFEKPH